One window from the genome of Pseudomonas frederiksbergensis encodes:
- the msrQ gene encoding protein-methionine-sulfoxide reductase heme-binding subunit MsrQ gives MRFLAWRLSVFVAAAIWPLLWLYEALVNSLGPDPGKVLVDRLGLGTLVLLLITLSMTPLQKLTGWAGWIAVRRQLGLWCFAYVVLHLSGYAAFILGFDWSQLGVELSKRPYIIVGTLGFLGLLALAATSNRYSQRRLGPRWKKLHRLAYLILGLGLLHMLWIVRADLKEWSIYAFIGGLLLVLRIGPVARRIPRLTGKKIPSVIKTK, from the coding sequence ATGCGTTTCCTGGCATGGCGGCTCAGCGTTTTCGTCGCAGCGGCGATATGGCCTTTGCTGTGGCTTTACGAAGCGTTGGTGAATTCGTTGGGGCCAGATCCGGGCAAGGTGCTGGTGGATCGACTCGGGTTGGGAACGCTGGTTTTGCTGCTGATCACCCTGAGTATGACGCCGTTGCAGAAATTGACGGGGTGGGCCGGGTGGATAGCGGTGAGGCGCCAGTTGGGGTTGTGGTGTTTTGCTTATGTCGTGCTGCATTTGAGCGGCTATGCGGCGTTCATCCTCGGGTTCGATTGGTCGCAGTTGGGCGTCGAGTTGAGCAAGCGCCCCTACATCATTGTCGGGACGCTGGGCTTTCTTGGCTTGCTGGCCTTGGCGGCAACGTCCAATCGATACAGTCAGCGGCGACTCGGACCTCGCTGGAAAAAACTGCATCGCCTGGCATACCTAATCCTCGGGCTTGGTTTGCTGCATATGTTGTGGATCGTGCGGGCGGATCTCAAGGAGTGGTCGATATATGCCTTTATAGGTGGGCTGCTGTTGGTGCTGAGAATTGGGCCGGTTGCGCGGCGAATCCCTCGTTTAACGGGGAAGAAGATCCCTTCGGTAATAAAAACGAAATAA
- the msrP gene encoding protein-methionine-sulfoxide reductase catalytic subunit MsrP, with protein MLIKIPKSSDCHESDVTPESLYLSRRQMLGATMAGLAIGGLPRWAGAVDAVRYPDVEPGKAPSWFVEKLPSVQWGAVTVKNESVTPFKDATHYNNFYEFGTDKGDPAANAGSLKTEPWSVVVDGEVGKPGRYGLEDFMKPYQLEERIYRLRCVEAWSMVIPWIGFPIAALLKQVEPTSKAKYIRFETLQDPKTMPGQRSGFALIDWPYVEGLRMDEAMNPLAILAVGMYGRELPNQNGAPLRLVVPWKYGFKSVKSIVRISLVSEQPKTTWQSIASDEYGFYANVNPTVDHPRWTQARERRLPSGLFSPNVRDTLMFNGYQDEVASLYAGMDLRKDY; from the coding sequence ATGCTGATCAAGATCCCCAAGTCGTCCGATTGCCATGAGTCGGACGTCACGCCAGAATCTCTTTATCTATCCCGTCGCCAGATGCTTGGGGCTACCATGGCTGGCCTCGCCATTGGCGGTTTGCCGCGCTGGGCCGGTGCCGTCGACGCGGTGCGTTATCCTGATGTGGAGCCCGGCAAGGCGCCGTCCTGGTTTGTCGAAAAACTGCCTTCCGTCCAATGGGGGGCGGTCACGGTCAAGAACGAGTCCGTTACGCCGTTCAAGGACGCCACCCATTACAACAACTTCTATGAGTTCGGGACCGACAAGGGAGATCCGGCGGCAAATGCTGGCTCCTTGAAAACCGAACCCTGGAGTGTGGTAGTGGACGGGGAGGTGGGCAAGCCGGGGCGCTATGGCCTGGAAGACTTCATGAAACCTTACCAATTGGAGGAGCGAATTTATCGACTGCGCTGCGTCGAGGCCTGGTCTATGGTCATCCCCTGGATTGGTTTCCCCATAGCCGCATTGCTCAAGCAAGTCGAGCCGACGTCCAAGGCCAAATACATTCGTTTTGAAACGTTGCAGGACCCCAAGACCATGCCTGGGCAACGTTCAGGTTTTGCGCTGATCGACTGGCCCTACGTGGAGGGCTTGCGGATGGACGAGGCCATGAACCCGCTGGCCATCCTGGCGGTTGGCATGTATGGGCGTGAGCTGCCTAACCAGAATGGTGCTCCGTTACGGTTGGTGGTGCCGTGGAAATATGGCTTCAAGAGCGTGAAATCCATCGTGCGCATCAGCCTGGTGAGTGAGCAGCCCAAGACCACTTGGCAAAGCATCGCATCCGATGAGTACGGCTTTTACGCAAACGTCAATCCGACCGTTGACCATCCGCGCTGGACCCAGGCTCGGGAGCGTCGTTTACCGAGCGGCCTGTTCAGTCCTAATGTGCGCGATACGTTAATGTTCAACGGATACCAGGATGAAGTTGCTTCCTTATATGCAGGAATGGATCTGAGGAAAGACTACTGA
- the pssA gene encoding CDP-diacylglycerol--serine O-phosphatidyltransferase, with protein MSERPDESNQAPDAESLLPIDEHVEEGHDAEGRKVRHRGIYLLPNLFTTANLFAGFYSIISSMSAQAALSAGDSAGASRYFAFAAIAIFVAMVLDGLDGRVARMTNTQSAFGAEYDSLSDMVAFGVAPALLAFGWALGDMGKVGWMVAFIYVAGAALRLARFNTQVGTADKRYFIGLASPAAAGVVAGVVWAFSDYGIQGSKMSFLVALLVAAAGMLMVSNIKYNSFKELDLKGRVPFVAILAVVLVFAVVFSDPPRILLLVFLAYAASGPVQYLLRLRRR; from the coding sequence ATGAGCGAACGTCCCGACGAGTCGAATCAGGCTCCTGACGCCGAAAGCCTGTTGCCCATCGATGAGCATGTCGAAGAGGGCCATGACGCTGAAGGCCGCAAGGTCCGGCATCGTGGCATCTATCTGCTGCCGAACCTGTTCACCACTGCGAACCTGTTCGCCGGGTTTTATTCCATCATCAGTTCCATGAGTGCCCAGGCCGCATTGAGTGCTGGTGACAGTGCCGGGGCGAGTCGTTACTTTGCGTTCGCCGCGATTGCGATTTTTGTCGCCATGGTGCTCGATGGGCTGGACGGGCGCGTGGCCCGCATGACCAACACCCAAAGTGCATTCGGAGCCGAATACGATTCGCTGTCTGACATGGTCGCGTTCGGTGTCGCTCCTGCGTTGCTGGCGTTCGGCTGGGCGCTGGGGGACATGGGCAAGGTCGGTTGGATGGTTGCCTTCATCTATGTAGCGGGTGCCGCGTTACGCCTGGCGCGTTTCAATACCCAGGTTGGCACTGCCGACAAGCGCTACTTCATCGGCCTCGCCAGTCCAGCGGCGGCTGGTGTCGTAGCGGGGGTGGTCTGGGCGTTCAGCGACTACGGAATCCAGGGTTCGAAGATGTCCTTCCTGGTTGCGCTACTGGTTGCGGCGGCCGGGATGCTGATGGTCAGTAACATCAAGTACAACAGTTTCAAGGAGCTGGACCTGAAGGGGCGCGTGCCGTTCGTTGCAATCCTGGCCGTGGTGCTGGTGTTTGCCGTGGTCTTCAGTGATCCGCCACGTATTCTGCTGCTGGTATTCCTCGCGTACGCCGCTTCTGGCCCGGTGCAATATTTGTTGCGTCTGCGCCGACGCTAA
- the ilvC gene encoding ketol-acid reductoisomerase — protein sequence MKVFYDKDCDLSIIQGKKVAIIGYGSQGHAQACNLKDSGVDVTVGLRKGSATVAKAEAHGLKVTDVASAVAAADLVMILTPDEFQSALYKNEIEPNIKKGATLAFSHGFAIHYNQVVPRADLDVIMIAPKAPGHTVRSEFVKGGGIPDLIAIYQDASGNAKNVALSYAAGVGGGRTGIIETTFKDETETDLFGEQAVLCGGTVELVKAGFETLVEAGYAPEMAYFECLHELKLIVDLMYEGGIANMNYSISNNAEYGEYVTGPEVINAESRQAMRNALKRIQDGEYAKMFISEGATGYPSMTAKRRNNAAHGIEIIGEQLRSMMPWIGANKIVDKAKN from the coding sequence ATGAAAGTTTTCTACGATAAAGATTGCGACCTGTCGATCATCCAGGGCAAGAAAGTCGCCATCATCGGCTACGGTTCCCAAGGCCACGCCCAGGCGTGCAACCTGAAAGACTCCGGCGTTGACGTCACTGTTGGCCTGCGTAAAGGCTCGGCCACCGTTGCCAAGGCTGAGGCCCATGGCCTGAAAGTGACCGACGTGGCTTCCGCCGTTGCCGCTGCCGACCTGGTCATGATCCTGACCCCGGACGAGTTCCAGTCGGCGCTCTACAAGAACGAAATCGAGCCGAACATCAAGAAAGGCGCCACCCTGGCCTTCTCCCACGGCTTCGCGATCCACTACAACCAAGTCGTGCCTCGCGCCGACCTCGACGTGATCATGATCGCGCCGAAAGCCCCAGGCCACACCGTACGTTCCGAGTTCGTGAAGGGCGGCGGTATTCCTGACCTGATCGCGATCTACCAAGACGCCTCCGGCAACGCCAAGAACGTCGCCCTTTCCTACGCTGCTGGCGTGGGTGGTGGTCGTACCGGCATCATCGAAACCACCTTCAAGGACGAGACCGAAACCGACCTGTTCGGCGAGCAAGCCGTTCTGTGTGGCGGTACCGTCGAGCTGGTCAAGGCCGGTTTCGAAACCCTGGTTGAAGCCGGCTACGCGCCAGAAATGGCTTACTTCGAATGCCTGCACGAACTGAAGCTGATCGTTGACCTCATGTACGAAGGCGGTATCGCCAACATGAACTACTCGATCTCCAACAACGCCGAATACGGCGAGTACGTGACCGGTCCGGAAGTCATCAACGCCGAGTCCCGCCAGGCCATGCGCAATGCCCTGAAACGCATTCAGGATGGCGAGTACGCCAAGATGTTCATCAGCGAAGGCGCCACCGGCTATCCTTCGATGACCGCCAAGCGTCGTAACAACGCCGCGCACGGTATCGAAATCATCGGCGAGCAACTGCGCTCCATGATGCCGTGGATCGGTGCCAACAAGATCGTCGACAAAGCCAAGAACTGA
- the ilvN gene encoding acetolactate synthase small subunit: MRHIISLLLENEPGALSRVVGLFSQRNYNIESLTVAPTEDPTLSRLTLTTVGHDEIIEQITKNLNKLIEVVKLVDLSESAHIERELMLVKVKATGAQRAEIKRTTDIYRGQIVDVSASVYTVQLTGTSDKLDSFIQSIGTASILETVRSGVTGIARGDKVLSI; this comes from the coding sequence ATGCGACACATTATTTCCTTGCTTCTGGAAAACGAACCGGGTGCTCTGTCTCGCGTAGTGGGCCTGTTCTCGCAGCGCAACTACAACATCGAAAGCCTGACCGTGGCGCCAACCGAGGACCCGACCCTGTCGCGTCTGACGCTGACCACCGTGGGCCACGATGAAATCATCGAGCAGATCACCAAGAACCTGAACAAGCTGATCGAGGTGGTCAAGCTGGTGGACCTGTCGGAAAGCGCTCACATCGAGCGCGAACTGATGCTGGTCAAGGTCAAGGCCACCGGTGCCCAGCGCGCCGAGATCAAGCGCACTACCGATATTTATCGTGGGCAGATCGTCGATGTCAGCGCCAGCGTCTATACCGTTCAGTTGACCGGTACCAGCGACAAGCTCGACAGCTTCATTCAATCGATCGGCACTGCCTCGATTCTGGAAACCGTACGCAGTGGTGTCACCGGGATTGCCCGTGGCGACAAAGTACTGAGCATCTAA
- a CDS encoding acetolactate synthase 3 large subunit, with amino-acid sequence MELLSGGEMLVRFLRDEGVKYIYGYPGGALLHVYDALFKEPEVTHILVRHEQAATHMADGYARATGKAGVVLVTSGPGATNAITGIATAYMDSIPMVIISGQVPSTMVGTDAFQETDMIGISRPIVKHSFMIKHASEIPEVMKKAFYLAESGRPGPVVVDVPKDMTNPAEKFEYIYPKKAKLRSYSPAVRGHSGQIRKAAEMLLAAKRPVLYSGGGVILGGGSAPLTELAKMLNLPVTNTLMGLGAYPGTDRQFIGMLGMHGSYTANLAMHHADVILAVGARFDDRVINGPAKFCPNAKIIHIDIDPASISKTIKADVPIVGPVESVLTEMVAILKEIGEAPNKDSVASWWKQVDEWRGDRGLFPYDKGDGSVIKPQTVIETLCEVTNGDAFVTSDVGQHQMFAAQYYKFNKPNRWINSGGLGTMGFGFPAAMGVKLSFPDNDVACVTGEGSIQMNIQELSTCLQYGLPVKIVNLNNGVLGMVRQWQDMSYGSRHSHSYMESLPDFVKLVEAYGHVGIRITDLKDLKSGLEEAFAMKDRLVFLDIQVDTSEHVYPMQIKDGSMRDMWLSKTERT; translated from the coding sequence GTGGAGCTTTTATCTGGCGGTGAGATGCTCGTCCGCTTCTTGCGTGACGAAGGCGTCAAATATATCTACGGGTACCCTGGTGGTGCTCTTCTTCATGTCTATGATGCCCTGTTCAAAGAACCGGAAGTGACCCACATCCTGGTTCGCCACGAACAAGCGGCCACCCACATGGCTGACGGCTATGCCCGCGCCACCGGCAAGGCCGGCGTGGTCCTGGTGACATCCGGCCCTGGCGCCACGAACGCCATCACCGGTATCGCCACGGCCTACATGGACTCCATCCCAATGGTGATCATCTCTGGCCAGGTGCCCAGCACCATGGTCGGTACCGATGCGTTCCAGGAAACCGACATGATCGGTATCTCCCGGCCGATCGTGAAGCACAGCTTCATGATCAAGCACGCTTCGGAAATCCCGGAGGTCATGAAGAAGGCTTTCTACCTGGCCGAATCCGGTCGTCCGGGCCCGGTCGTGGTCGACGTGCCGAAAGACATGACCAACCCGGCCGAGAAATTCGAATACATCTACCCGAAAAAAGCCAAGCTGCGCTCCTACAGCCCGGCTGTGCGCGGTCACTCGGGGCAGATCCGCAAGGCCGCGGAAATGCTGCTGGCGGCCAAGCGCCCCGTGCTTTACTCCGGCGGTGGCGTGATTCTCGGCGGAGGGTCTGCGCCGCTGACCGAATTGGCGAAGATGCTCAACCTGCCGGTCACCAATACGCTGATGGGCCTCGGTGCCTATCCAGGCACTGATCGCCAGTTCATCGGCATGCTCGGCATGCACGGCAGCTACACCGCCAACCTTGCGATGCACCATGCCGACGTCATCCTGGCGGTCGGTGCGCGTTTCGACGACCGTGTCATCAACGGCCCGGCGAAATTCTGCCCGAATGCCAAGATCATCCACATCGACATCGATCCGGCGTCGATCTCCAAGACCATCAAGGCCGACGTGCCGATTGTCGGTCCTGTAGAAAGCGTGCTGACCGAAATGGTCGCGATCCTCAAGGAAATAGGCGAGGCTCCGAACAAGGATTCCGTCGCCAGTTGGTGGAAGCAGGTCGATGAATGGCGCGGTGATCGTGGCCTGTTCCCCTACGACAAGGGCGACGGCAGCGTGATCAAACCGCAGACCGTCATCGAGACGTTGTGCGAAGTGACCAACGGCGATGCCTTCGTGACGTCGGACGTGGGCCAGCACCAGATGTTCGCGGCGCAGTACTACAAGTTCAACAAACCCAACCGCTGGATCAACTCCGGTGGCCTGGGCACCATGGGCTTCGGATTCCCGGCGGCCATGGGCGTCAAGTTGAGCTTCCCGGACAACGATGTTGCCTGCGTGACTGGCGAAGGCAGTATCCAGATGAACATCCAGGAACTGTCGACCTGCCTGCAATACGGTCTGCCGGTGAAAATCGTCAACCTGAACAACGGTGTACTGGGCATGGTTCGCCAGTGGCAGGACATGAGCTACGGCAGCCGTCACTCGCATTCCTACATGGAATCGTTGCCGGACTTCGTCAAGCTGGTCGAGGCCTATGGTCACGTCGGCATCCGCATCACTGACCTGAAGGACTTGAAGTCCGGGCTCGAAGAAGCCTTCGCGATGAAGGATCGACTGGTGTTCCTCGACATCCAGGTCGATACCAGCGAGCACGTCTACCCGATGCAGATCAAAGACGGCTCCATGCGCGACATGTGGCTGAGCAAGACGGAGCGTACCTAA
- a CDS encoding DUF4124 domain-containing protein: MRTMLLTATLLLGLSPMSMAGQIYKWVDAQGVTHFGAQPPEGVDATTVGKSATPAPKPAAPASGGVVGDQKAIDQQVKQQVAEQEAQLKAFCEQARTNLAQLQNNPRVREEVEGEMRRLTDEERRQRIDETRAQIEENCQ, encoded by the coding sequence ATGCGAACGATGTTATTGACCGCCACCCTGCTGCTAGGCCTGAGCCCGATGAGCATGGCCGGCCAGATCTACAAATGGGTCGACGCCCAAGGTGTGACCCATTTCGGCGCCCAACCGCCCGAAGGCGTAGACGCGACCACCGTGGGCAAATCCGCAACGCCCGCGCCCAAACCGGCGGCGCCAGCTTCGGGAGGAGTCGTTGGCGATCAGAAAGCCATCGACCAGCAGGTCAAACAACAGGTGGCCGAGCAGGAGGCTCAGTTAAAGGCTTTCTGCGAACAGGCCCGGACCAACCTCGCGCAGCTACAGAACAACCCCAGGGTACGGGAAGAGGTGGAAGGTGAAATGCGCCGCCTTACTGATGAAGAGCGGCGCCAGCGCATCGATGAAACCCGCGCGCAAATTGAAGAGAACTGCCAGTGA
- a CDS encoding YqcC family protein, translated as MDGRFPKIADQLLLIERELRVQGWWSDVPPSAEALASVEPFAVDTLDFEQWLQWIFLPRMKAILEQNLPLPNASGIQDMAEMVFAARDVRGRDRQLQVLLKEFDQLISAAR; from the coding sequence ATGGATGGACGTTTTCCAAAGATCGCCGACCAGTTGCTGCTTATCGAGCGGGAACTGCGGGTTCAGGGCTGGTGGAGCGATGTTCCCCCCTCGGCCGAGGCGCTGGCGAGTGTCGAGCCGTTCGCGGTCGACACCCTGGATTTCGAGCAGTGGCTGCAATGGATTTTCCTGCCGCGGATGAAGGCCATCCTCGAGCAGAATCTTCCATTGCCGAATGCCTCAGGGATTCAGGATATGGCTGAAATGGTCTTCGCTGCTCGCGATGTACGGGGCAGGGATCGGCAACTGCAGGTCCTGCTAAAAGAGTTCGACCAGTTGATCAGCGCCGCCAGATGA
- a CDS encoding tetratricopeptide repeat protein, with product MNKWLIPAVTAVALLSGCSTVQRGSIPVVDSGTAVSNSERVSANGGFRQTTVKRPVQGQAQAIPQGDTGVVVMVPGGGATTSAPISSTPITPGPITPGPIETSPINQGSYSMPSTPSSIPSASAGGLSADEQLDGPVLALLTTAQQQQAGGDLNGASSSLERAQRVAPREPQVLYRLAQVRMAQGDAPQAEQLARRGLTFSSGRPALQASLWELIAQAREKQGDSAGAALARQKAKVSL from the coding sequence GTGAACAAGTGGTTGATTCCAGCGGTAACCGCCGTGGCTTTGCTCAGCGGCTGTTCTACCGTACAGCGCGGTTCGATTCCGGTTGTCGACTCCGGTACGGCCGTCTCCAATAGCGAGCGGGTTTCGGCCAATGGTGGTTTCCGTCAAACGACGGTGAAGCGGCCGGTGCAGGGCCAGGCCCAGGCGATCCCGCAAGGCGACACCGGTGTGGTGGTGATGGTGCCCGGAGGTGGCGCGACAACTTCGGCACCGATCAGCAGCACGCCGATCACCCCAGGCCCAATCACACCGGGGCCTATTGAAACCTCGCCGATCAATCAGGGCAGCTACAGCATGCCGTCGACACCGAGCAGTATTCCGTCGGCCAGCGCTGGAGGCTTGTCCGCCGATGAGCAACTGGACGGCCCGGTATTGGCGCTGTTGACCACGGCGCAACAGCAGCAGGCCGGTGGCGACCTCAACGGCGCTTCCTCAAGCCTCGAGCGGGCGCAGCGTGTCGCGCCGCGTGAGCCGCAGGTTCTGTATCGACTGGCCCAAGTGCGCATGGCCCAAGGCGATGCGCCACAAGCTGAACAGCTTGCCCGTCGCGGCCTGACATTTTCCAGCGGTCGTCCGGCACTCCAGGCGAGTCTGTGGGAGTTGATCGCCCAGGCGCGTGAGAAACAAGGCGATTCGGCGGGCGCCGCACTGGCCCGTCAGAAGGCAAAGGTTTCCCTCTGA
- the mrcB gene encoding penicillin-binding protein 1B, with protein sequence MTRTRSPRTPKKPPASRLRPWLGWALKLSLVGLVVLAGFAVYLDAIVQEKFSGKRWTIPAKVYARPLELFVGQKLSKVDFLTELDALGYRRESVANGPGAASVNGNTIDLNTRGFQFYEGMEQAQPVRVRFSGDYVAALTGANNASLSVVRLEPLLIGGLYPKNLEDRILIKIDQVPPFLLETLIAVEDRDFYHHFGVSPKSIARAVWVNTSSGHMRQGGSTLTQQLVKNFYLTNERSLTRKLTEAMMALLLELHYDKREILEAYLNEVFVGQDGQRAVHGFGLASQFFFSQPLSELKLHQVALLVGMVKGPSSYNPRRNPERALERRNLVLDLLQQQGVATAEQVEAAKKMPLGVTKRGSLADSSFPGFMDLVKRQLRQDYRDEDLTEEGLRIFTSFDPILQMKAEASVNDTFKRLAGRKGSDEVEAAMVVTNPETGEVQAMIGSRQASFAGFNRALDAVRPIGSLIKPAVYLTALEKPSQYTLTSWLSDESFSIKGADGQVWTPQNYDRRPHGTVFLYQGLAHSYNLSTARLGLEVGVPNVLKTLARLGVNREFPAFPSMLLGAGGLTPIEVAAMYQTLANGGFNTPMRGIRSVLTADGEPLKRYPFQIQQRFDPASIYLIQSAMQRVMREGTGSSVYNVLPRTLTLAGKTGTSNDSRDSWFAGFSQDLLAVVWLGRDDNGKTPFTGATGALQVWTSFMRKADPLPLDMPQPDNIVQAWVDSRTGQGSDANCPGAVQMPYIRGSEPPPGAACGGTNPAESVMDWVKDWMN encoded by the coding sequence ATGACTCGTACCCGATCCCCCCGCACCCCCAAGAAACCACCCGCCAGCCGCCTGCGGCCCTGGTTGGGCTGGGCCCTTAAACTGAGCCTGGTAGGCCTTGTCGTGCTTGCCGGTTTTGCCGTCTACCTCGATGCCATCGTCCAGGAGAAGTTCTCTGGCAAGCGCTGGACTATCCCGGCGAAGGTCTACGCACGGCCGTTGGAGCTGTTCGTCGGACAAAAGCTGAGCAAGGTTGATTTCCTGACTGAGCTCGACGCCTTGGGTTATCGCCGCGAAAGCGTAGCCAATGGTCCGGGTGCGGCCTCGGTGAACGGCAACACCATCGACCTCAACACCCGTGGCTTCCAGTTCTATGAAGGCATGGAACAGGCGCAACCGGTGCGGGTGCGCTTTTCCGGCGACTATGTTGCCGCGCTGACCGGTGCCAACAACGCGAGCCTGTCGGTGGTGCGCCTCGAGCCGCTGCTGATCGGTGGCCTTTATCCGAAGAATCTCGAAGACCGGATCCTGATCAAGATCGACCAGGTGCCGCCGTTCCTGCTGGAAACGCTGATCGCTGTCGAGGACCGTGACTTCTACCATCACTTCGGTGTCTCGCCCAAGTCCATTGCCCGTGCCGTTTGGGTCAACACTTCGTCGGGGCACATGCGCCAGGGCGGCAGTACCTTGACCCAACAGTTGGTCAAGAACTTCTACCTGACCAACGAGCGCAGCCTGACCCGCAAGCTGACCGAAGCCATGATGGCGTTGTTGCTGGAGCTGCACTACGACAAGCGGGAGATTCTGGAGGCGTACCTCAACGAGGTCTTCGTCGGCCAGGACGGCCAGCGTGCGGTGCACGGTTTCGGCCTGGCCAGCCAGTTCTTCTTCAGCCAGCCGCTGTCCGAACTCAAGCTGCATCAGGTGGCGTTGTTGGTGGGGATGGTCAAGGGACCGTCGTCCTACAACCCGCGTCGTAATCCGGAGCGTGCCCTGGAGCGGCGCAACCTGGTACTCGACCTGCTGCAACAACAAGGTGTGGCCACGGCCGAGCAAGTCGAGGCGGCGAAAAAGATGCCGTTGGGCGTGACCAAACGTGGCAGCCTGGCGGACAGCTCGTTCCCCGGTTTCATGGACCTGGTCAAGCGTCAGCTGCGGCAAGACTACCGCGACGAAGACTTGACCGAAGAAGGCCTGCGCATCTTCACCAGCTTCGACCCGATCCTGCAGATGAAGGCCGAAGCATCGGTCAATGACACCTTCAAGCGATTGGCGGGGCGCAAGGGTTCGGACGAAGTCGAAGCGGCCATGGTCGTGACCAATCCGGAAACCGGTGAAGTCCAGGCGATGATCGGCAGCCGCCAGGCCAGCTTTGCAGGGTTTAACCGGGCGCTGGACGCGGTGCGGCCGATCGGCTCGCTGATCAAGCCGGCGGTTTATCTTACGGCGTTGGAAAAGCCGAGCCAGTACACGCTGACGAGCTGGCTGTCCGACGAGTCGTTTTCGATCAAGGGCGCGGACGGCCAGGTGTGGACGCCGCAGAACTATGACCGTCGTCCCCACGGCACGGTGTTCCTGTACCAGGGGCTGGCGCACTCCTACAACCTGTCGACGGCTCGCCTCGGGCTGGAAGTCGGCGTGCCGAATGTGCTCAAGACCTTGGCGCGCCTGGGAGTAAACCGCGAGTTTCCGGCATTCCCGTCGATGCTGCTGGGCGCCGGTGGCCTGACGCCGATCGAAGTCGCGGCCATGTACCAGACGTTGGCCAACGGTGGCTTCAATACGCCGATGCGCGGTATCCGCAGCGTGCTGACTGCCGACGGCGAACCGCTCAAGCGCTATCCGTTCCAGATCCAGCAACGCTTCGACCCGGCTTCCATATATCTGATCCAGAGCGCCATGCAGCGGGTCATGCGCGAAGGTACCGGCAGTTCGGTCTATAACGTACTTCCGCGGACGTTGACCCTGGCGGGCAAGACCGGCACCAGCAACGATTCGCGCGACAGCTGGTTCGCCGGTTTCAGCCAGGACCTGCTGGCGGTGGTCTGGCTCGGACGTGATGACAACGGCAAGACACCGTTCACCGGCGCCACCGGTGCGTTGCAGGTCTGGACCAGCTTCATGCGCAAGGCCGACCCGTTGCCGCTGGACATGCCGCAACCGGACAACATCGTCCAGGCCTGGGTTGATTCGCGCACGGGCCAGGGTTCCGACGCCAATTGCCCGGGCGCCGTGCAGATGCCGTATATTCGCGGCAGCGAACCGCCGCCCGGTGCAGCCTGCGGCGGCACGAATCCCGCCGAATCGGTGATGGATTGGGTCAAGGACTGGATGAATTAA